In Brienomyrus brachyistius isolate T26 chromosome 25, BBRACH_0.4, whole genome shotgun sequence, a single window of DNA contains:
- the LOC125720789 gene encoding scrapie-responsive protein 1-like produces the protein MKISLVAAILFVALLTGDATPSNRLSCYKKVLKNRDCHNIANGIDMLRPIDSLQNHFWEGSKCDVVCFCNFSELLCCPRDVFFGPKISFVIPCKNA, from the exons ATGAAAATATCTCTGGTTGCTGCTATTTTATTTGTTGCACTTTTGACCGGCGATGCTACGCCATCAAACCGATTGTCCTGCTACAAAAAAGTGCTGAAGAACCGGGACTGTCATAATATCGCCAACGGGATCGATATGCTGCGACCCATCGACTCCCTTCAGAACCACTTCTGGGAAGGAAGCAAATGCGACGTGGTCTGTTTCTGCAACTTCAGTGAGCTGTTGTGCTGCCCCAG AGATGTTTTCTTCGGACCGAAGATCTCCTTTGTCATCCCATGCAAAAACGCTTGA